GCGTTGTTCCTCAAGTGGCAGGCATCGCGTCTTGTACAGGCATAGTTGCAGCAGTGAACGCTTGCGTTACTTCTTTGCGTAGTACTTGTCCATGTCGATGAAGTGCTTGCCGTGAATGAAGCCGAATAGCTCCCACACGGCTAACTCGCCCGCAAAGGCCTGTGGCGCCAGCGATGAGATGAACTGGCTGGGGATCGACACGAGTCCTTTGAAGGCACGGCCAATTCTGTAGCGGGGGATGCTGAGGGTGTAGGGGACCTGCTCCTTCGTCTCCCGGTCTGCGTACCCTTGCGAAACTCCGCGCCAATAACACCAGCGGCGATGGTATTTTCGCGTGAGCCGGTCGGCGGGGATGTGGTGATAAATGATGAGGTCGGGCGTGTACATTCCGTGCAGGTCTGCTGTCTGGAGGCGGCGGTACATCTCGGCGTCTTCGTCTGTCAGCAGACCTTTACCGCTGCGCCCCAGCTTGGGCGAGTAGAGGCCGACCCGATCGAATGCGCGGCGACGAATGACTGCATTGCCTCCCATGAGATTGCCTGTGAAGTTTCCGCCGAACGGAGAGCGCGGCTTCGGGTCGATG
The Edaphobacter acidisoli genome window above contains:
- a CDS encoding glycosyltransferase family 2 protein; translated protein: MKLDVVVPTYNRSQLLRRTIYSLLKAPIPQGLDVTIIIVDNNSKDDTEQVVRAIPQPPDRRLTYIKEANPGVSQARNGGIRAGSGDIIGFIDDDEEIGEEWFRVVAREFADDSTDFIGGPYLANWAAPAPSWLPPGYHAVIGVIDPKPRSPFGGNFTGNLMGGNAVIRRRAFDRVGLYSPKLGRSGKGLLTDEDAEMYRRLQTADLHGMYTPDLIIYHHIPADRLTRKYHRRWCYWRGVSQGYADRETKEQVPYTLSIPRYRIGRAFKGLVSIPSQFISSLAPQAFAGELAVWELFGFIHGKHFIDMDKYYAKK